One part of the Leucobacter triazinivorans genome encodes these proteins:
- the fdhA gene encoding formaldehyde dehydrogenase, glutathione-independent: MSGNRAVAYQGPGVVEVIDTPYPEFELKDGPGVNPANVGRKVPHGAILRTVATNICGSDQHMVRGRTTAPEGLVLGHEITGEVVEVGPDVEFIKVGDIVSVPFNIACGRCRNCKEGKTGICLNVNPDRPGSAYGYVDMGGWVGGQAEFVLVPYADWNLLKFPDRDQALEKILDLTMLSDIFPTGFHGAYTAGVGPGSTVYIAGAGPVGIAAAVGAQLLGAACVIVGDLNEDRLAQARSFGCETVDVSQGDPRDQIEQILGVPEVECGVDAVGFEARGHGADAAQEAPATVLNSLMDLTEAGGALGIPGLYVTGDPGGVDAAAKEGSLSIRLGLGWAKSLSFTTGQCPVMRYNRRLMQAILHDKVQIAKAVRATPISLEDAPRGYAEFDQGAAKKYVLNPNGYITT, encoded by the coding sequence ATGTCTGGAAACAGAGCAGTCGCATACCAGGGTCCCGGTGTGGTGGAGGTGATCGACACCCCCTATCCCGAGTTCGAGCTGAAGGACGGCCCGGGGGTGAATCCGGCCAACGTGGGCCGCAAGGTGCCGCACGGCGCGATCCTGCGCACGGTGGCCACGAACATCTGCGGTTCGGATCAGCACATGGTGCGCGGCCGCACCACGGCTCCCGAGGGGCTCGTCCTCGGGCATGAGATCACGGGCGAGGTGGTCGAGGTCGGGCCCGACGTCGAGTTCATCAAGGTCGGCGATATCGTCTCGGTGCCCTTCAACATCGCGTGCGGACGCTGCCGCAACTGCAAGGAGGGCAAGACCGGGATCTGCCTCAACGTCAACCCGGATCGGCCCGGCAGCGCCTACGGCTACGTCGACATGGGCGGCTGGGTCGGCGGACAGGCCGAGTTCGTGCTGGTGCCCTACGCCGATTGGAACCTGCTGAAGTTTCCGGACCGGGATCAGGCCCTGGAGAAGATCCTCGACCTGACGATGCTCTCCGACATCTTCCCGACGGGCTTCCACGGCGCCTACACGGCCGGGGTCGGACCGGGCTCGACGGTCTACATCGCGGGGGCCGGCCCGGTGGGCATCGCGGCGGCGGTGGGCGCGCAGCTGCTGGGCGCCGCGTGCGTGATCGTGGGGGATCTCAACGAGGATCGACTCGCCCAGGCGCGCTCGTTCGGGTGCGAGACCGTCGACGTCTCCCAGGGGGATCCGCGGGATCAGATCGAGCAGATCCTCGGCGTGCCGGAGGTGGAGTGCGGGGTCGACGCCGTCGGCTTCGAAGCCCGGGGGCACGGAGCGGATGCCGCGCAGGAGGCTCCCGCGACCGTGCTGAACTCGCTGATGGACCTCACGGAGGCGGGCGGCGCGCTCGGCATTCCAGGGCTCTACGTGACGGGCGATCCCGGCGGTGTCGACGCGGCGGCGAAGGAGGGCTCGCTCTCGATCCGCCTCGGCCTGGGGTGGGCGAAGTCGCTGTCGTTCACCACGGGGCAGTGCCCCGTGATGCGGTACAACCGCCGGCTCATGCAGGCGATCCTGCACGACAAGGTGCAGATCGCGAAGGCCGTGCGGGCTACGCCGATCTCGCTGGAGGACGCTCCGCGCGGGTACGCCGAGTTCGACCAGGGTGCCGCGAAGAAGTACGTGCTCAACCCGAACGGCTACATCACGACGTGA
- a CDS encoding NAD(P)H-quinone dehydrogenase, producing MAKAYERKHRIAVLGGGPGGYEAALAGAQLGAEVTLIERAGVGGAAVLTDVVPSKSLIATAGGVQAVRDAGRLGVQAFVPGAHGKPVRPEIAVNLAAVNKRLLAMAGAQSVDMLRSLEDAGVRVVQGEGRLDGPNAVLVSTAASGGTDFDRIEADTIVVAVGSSPRELDSAKPDGERILTWKQLYDLPAIPDHLVVVGSGVTGAEFANAYRTLGAEVTLVSSREQVLPGEDPDAAAVIEREFKRLGMHVMSKSRADSVVRTERGVLVTLSDGRTIEASHCLMAVGSIPNTDGLGLEEAGVELTDSGHIRVNKVARTAVPSVYAAGDCTDFFPLASVASMQGRTAIMHALGDFVRPIDLRNVAANVFTYPEIATVGWNERTLAEASGLAQHVTHTVPLSVNPRAKMIGFTDGFVKLFAWKASGTVIGGVIVAHRASELIFSLALAVEHRLTVDQVASAFAVYPSMTGAITDAARALHQH from the coding sequence ATGGCGAAAGCGTATGAACGGAAGCACCGCATCGCGGTGCTCGGCGGTGGCCCCGGCGGCTATGAGGCGGCGCTCGCGGGCGCCCAGCTGGGGGCCGAGGTCACTCTGATCGAACGCGCCGGGGTGGGCGGTGCCGCGGTGCTCACCGACGTCGTCCCCTCGAAGAGCCTCATCGCCACAGCGGGAGGCGTGCAGGCGGTGCGCGACGCCGGTCGTCTCGGCGTGCAGGCATTCGTGCCGGGGGCTCACGGCAAGCCGGTGCGCCCGGAGATCGCTGTGAATCTCGCCGCGGTCAACAAGCGCCTCCTGGCGATGGCGGGCGCGCAGTCGGTCGACATGCTGCGATCCCTCGAAGACGCCGGCGTGCGCGTTGTGCAGGGGGAGGGGCGGCTCGACGGCCCCAACGCCGTGCTCGTGTCGACGGCCGCCTCCGGAGGTACCGATTTCGACCGGATCGAGGCCGACACCATCGTCGTGGCCGTCGGCTCCAGCCCCCGCGAGCTCGATTCGGCGAAGCCCGACGGCGAGCGCATCCTCACCTGGAAGCAGCTCTACGACCTCCCGGCGATCCCCGATCACCTGGTGGTGGTCGGCTCGGGCGTCACGGGCGCCGAGTTCGCCAACGCCTACCGCACGCTCGGTGCCGAGGTGACTCTCGTGTCGAGCCGCGAGCAGGTGCTGCCGGGCGAGGATCCGGATGCCGCGGCCGTCATCGAGCGCGAGTTCAAGCGCCTCGGCATGCACGTGATGTCGAAGTCGCGCGCCGACTCGGTCGTGCGCACGGAGCGCGGCGTGCTCGTCACCCTCTCCGACGGTCGCACGATCGAGGCGTCGCACTGCCTCATGGCGGTGGGTTCGATCCCGAACACCGACGGCCTCGGCCTCGAGGAGGCCGGCGTCGAGCTCACCGACAGCGGCCATATCCGCGTCAACAAGGTGGCGCGCACGGCGGTCCCCTCGGTCTACGCGGCCGGCGACTGCACCGACTTCTTCCCCCTCGCCTCGGTCGCCTCGATGCAGGGCCGCACCGCGATCATGCACGCGCTCGGCGACTTCGTGCGCCCCATCGATCTGCGCAACGTCGCAGCGAACGTGTTCACGTACCCCGAGATCGCGACCGTCGGCTGGAACGAGCGCACGCTCGCCGAGGCTTCCGGATTGGCGCAGCACGTCACGCACACGGTCCCGCTCAGCGTCAACCCGCGGGCGAAGATGATCGGCTTCACGGACGGCTTCGTGAAGCTCTTCGCCTGGAAGGCGTCGGGCACCGTGATCGGCGGCGTCATCGTGGCGCACCGCGCGAGCGAGCTCATCTTCTCGCTCGCGCTCGCCGTCGAGCACCGGCTCACCGTCGACCAGGTCGCCTCGGCGTTCGCCGTGTACCCGTCGATGACGGGTGCGATCACCGACGCGGCTCGCGCGCTGCATCAGCACTGA
- a CDS encoding Maf family protein, translating into MRLYLASTSPARLSVLRGAGIEPICIAPQVDEEAAVTAREAELGRPLAAPELTEYLGRLKAEDVVRRHGHEIDGLVLGGDSMFLLDGEILGKPHEPQVALERARRHRGSTGALHSGHWLVDHTGGEVRAAAGAVDTALVTLSADLGDAELAAYVATGEPLELAGGFAIDGLAGAFIERVEGAPSCVIGLSLPALRRLVIELGHDYPSLWTE; encoded by the coding sequence ATGCGTCTGTACCTCGCCTCCACGTCGCCGGCCCGCCTCTCCGTGCTCCGCGGAGCCGGGATCGAGCCGATCTGCATCGCCCCGCAGGTCGACGAGGAGGCGGCGGTCACGGCGCGCGAGGCCGAGCTGGGCCGACCGCTCGCGGCCCCGGAGCTCACCGAGTACCTCGGGCGGCTCAAGGCCGAGGACGTTGTGCGCCGGCACGGGCACGAGATCGACGGACTCGTGCTCGGCGGCGATTCCATGTTCCTGCTCGACGGCGAGATCCTGGGCAAGCCGCACGAGCCGCAGGTGGCGCTCGAGCGGGCCCGGCGGCACCGCGGGAGCACGGGTGCCCTGCACTCCGGCCACTGGCTCGTCGATCACACCGGCGGCGAGGTCCGCGCGGCCGCCGGCGCCGTGGACACGGCGCTCGTGACGCTCTCGGCCGACCTCGGCGACGCCGAGCTGGCGGCCTACGTGGCGACGGGCGAGCCCCTGGAGCTGGCCGGAGGGTTCGCGATCGACGGGCTCGCCGGTGCGTTCATCGAGCGCGTCGAGGGCGCTCCGAGCTGCGTGATCGGCCTGTCGCTGCCGGCACTGCGGCGGCTCGTGATCGAGCTCGGTCACGACTACCCGAGCCTGTGGACGGAATAG
- a CDS encoding cupredoxin domain-containing protein has translation MRIEGPSRRSVLGGMLGMIGIGAAASLAGCAAGKPDAVPSDDDVEAAVTVRAFDNAYDPPEVEVAPGQAVRWEFEGPAEHDVVAEDGGFVSELMTSGSYTHLFEEEGEYPYLCSVHPEMTGVVRVRVR, from the coding sequence ATGAGGATCGAAGGGCCGTCGCGGCGCAGCGTGCTGGGAGGCATGCTCGGCATGATCGGGATCGGGGCCGCGGCGTCGCTCGCGGGATGCGCCGCGGGCAAGCCGGACGCGGTGCCGTCCGACGACGACGTCGAGGCGGCGGTGACGGTGCGAGCCTTCGACAACGCCTATGATCCGCCCGAGGTGGAGGTCGCTCCGGGGCAGGCCGTGCGCTGGGAGTTCGAGGGCCCCGCCGAACACGACGTGGTGGCCGAGGACGGCGGCTTCGTGAGCGAGTTGATGACCTCCGGCAGCTATACGCACCTCTTCGAGGAGGAGGGGGAGTACCCGTATCTCTGCTCGGTGCACCCCGAGATGACGGGCGTGGTGCGGGTGCGCGTCCGCTGA
- a CDS encoding SIP domain-containing protein produces the protein MNAPDASIPDPGDPQFVSVLDPAGIDCVLAAGDASDLTELRAWLGGLPEDAYGRVFIEVFAEMQIEDLPAPANVGVTWLCREQREKSPRPGLGRRRGEALADAVDAWFDEWLWADSAAVRNIQLWMGARTSSVMQSYWAALDRRLEKRWPSYCQNACRDSCPRRH, from the coding sequence GTGAATGCCCCTGATGCCTCGATCCCGGACCCGGGCGACCCGCAGTTCGTCTCCGTGCTCGATCCCGCCGGTATCGACTGCGTGCTCGCCGCCGGTGACGCGTCCGACCTGACGGAACTGCGGGCCTGGCTCGGCGGGCTCCCCGAGGATGCATACGGGCGGGTGTTCATCGAGGTCTTTGCCGAGATGCAGATCGAGGATCTGCCCGCGCCGGCCAACGTGGGCGTCACCTGGCTGTGCCGCGAGCAGCGTGAGAAGAGCCCACGTCCGGGCCTCGGCCGTCGGCGCGGCGAAGCGCTCGCGGATGCCGTTGACGCGTGGTTCGACGAGTGGCTGTGGGCCGACAGCGCGGCGGTGCGCAACATCCAGCTCTGGATGGGCGCGCGCACCAGTTCGGTGATGCAGAGCTACTGGGCGGCGCTCGACCGTCGGCTGGAGAAGCGCTGGCCGAGCTACTGCCAGAACGCCTGCCGCGACTCCTGCCCGCGCAGGCACTGA
- a CDS encoding class I SAM-dependent RNA methyltransferase, with protein sequence MSSRAPSTSAPLEIGETIELEITGIAHGGVSVARHDGRVVFVADAIPGERVRARVTDARKKSFARAAVVEVLDASEARRPHVWAEAAVERAPEDRAGGAEFGHIALPHQRLLKAQVLADAMHRFGGVELAAADDDELGEALAEFVEAAPGDDEANGLGYRTRVRLHVDPETGAIGPYAARSRRVIPVASLPLASAGIGRIAPLEEAMPGAATVDLVDPSADDPRMLLGLAGEKTRAGEHDTIRELVEDRGFLVRAGGFWQVHREAPAVLFTAVRDAVAELIDEGRFDPAAGNLDLYGGVGLLAAAMAEAAGPGTKVTTVEVDGGATDDAAENLSELVGALAVTARVDRHLGELLRASAPVRDRLRRGTVVLDPPRSGAGGDVMGQLAELAPANVVYVACDPVALARDTRSLRDAGYELTGLRAFDIFPHTHHFESLAVFQRG encoded by the coding sequence ATGTCATCACGCGCGCCCTCCACGTCCGCTCCGCTCGAGATCGGAGAGACGATCGAGCTCGAGATCACCGGGATCGCCCACGGCGGCGTGAGCGTCGCGCGCCACGACGGCCGGGTGGTGTTCGTGGCCGACGCGATCCCGGGCGAGCGGGTGCGCGCGCGGGTGACCGACGCACGGAAGAAGTCGTTCGCGCGGGCCGCCGTGGTCGAGGTGCTCGACGCCTCCGAAGCCCGTCGCCCGCACGTCTGGGCCGAGGCCGCGGTCGAACGCGCTCCCGAGGATCGGGCCGGGGGCGCGGAGTTCGGGCACATCGCCCTCCCCCATCAGCGCCTCTTGAAGGCGCAGGTGCTCGCCGATGCGATGCACCGCTTCGGCGGGGTCGAGCTCGCGGCGGCCGACGACGACGAGCTCGGCGAGGCGCTCGCCGAGTTCGTGGAGGCCGCTCCCGGTGACGACGAGGCGAACGGGCTCGGGTATCGCACCCGAGTGCGTCTGCACGTCGATCCCGAGACCGGCGCGATCGGCCCCTACGCGGCACGCAGCCGCCGCGTGATCCCGGTCGCCTCCCTGCCGCTCGCCAGCGCGGGCATCGGGCGGATCGCGCCGCTCGAAGAGGCGATGCCGGGGGCGGCCACCGTCGACCTCGTCGATCCCTCTGCCGACGACCCGCGCATGCTCCTCGGTCTCGCGGGCGAGAAGACCCGCGCGGGCGAGCACGACACGATCCGGGAGCTCGTGGAGGATCGCGGCTTCCTCGTGCGCGCCGGAGGGTTCTGGCAGGTGCACCGCGAAGCCCCGGCCGTGCTCTTCACCGCCGTGAGAGACGCCGTGGCCGAGCTGATCGACGAGGGCCGCTTCGACCCGGCGGCGGGAAACCTCGACCTCTACGGCGGGGTCGGCCTGCTCGCGGCGGCGATGGCGGAGGCCGCCGGGCCCGGCACCAAGGTGACCACGGTCGAGGTCGATGGCGGCGCGACGGACGACGCGGCCGAGAACCTCTCCGAACTGGTGGGGGCGCTCGCGGTCACCGCGCGAGTCGATCGTCACCTGGGCGAGCTGCTGCGGGCCTCCGCGCCGGTGCGGGATCGGCTGCGGCGCGGCACGGTGGTGCTGGATCCGCCGCGCTCCGGGGCGGGCGGGGACGTGATGGGGCAGCTCGCCGAGCTCGCGCCCGCGAACGTCGTCTACGTGGCCTGCGACCCGGTGGCGCTGGCCCGGGACACGCGCAGCCTGCGCGATGCGGGGTACGAACTCACCGGCTTGCGCGCTTTCGACATCTTCCCGCACACCCACCACTTCGAGTCCCTGGCGGTCTTCCAACGCGGCTGA
- a CDS encoding CoA-acylating methylmalonate-semialdehyde dehydrogenase, giving the protein MALIPHVIGGEKITAAERTQPVYNPATGEQQHELAIASVATVEEAIAAAKAALPAWRKTSLTKRADVFFNLRQLLKQRTPELAAIVTSEHGKVLSDAAGEIARGLENVEFASGLLHLLKGERDEQVSTGVDVHSIKQPVGVVAAITPFNFPVMVPLWMIASAIACGNTVVLKPSERDPSASIFIADLFREAGLPDGVLNVVNGDKVAVDTLLDSRDVKAISFVGSTPIAKYIYERAAANGKRVQALGGAKNHMIVMPDADLNGAADAAVSAAYGSAGERCMAVSVVVAVGGVGDELVQKIADRMADLTIGDGTDPASEMGPLITREAKERVESYVAGAEAEGATVVVDGREAQFEGDGFFTGVSLIDHVKTDSKVYREEIFGPVLAVVRVDTYEEGVQLINEHQFGNGTAIFTRDGGVARQFEFEVEAGMVGINVPIPVPVGSFSFGGWKDSLFGDAHIYGPESVHFYTRSKVVTTRWPKPEQSKVDLGFPSNS; this is encoded by the coding sequence ATGGCACTCATCCCTCACGTCATCGGCGGAGAGAAGATCACCGCGGCCGAGCGCACCCAGCCGGTCTACAACCCGGCGACTGGCGAGCAGCAGCACGAGCTGGCGATCGCGTCGGTCGCGACGGTCGAGGAGGCCATCGCCGCTGCGAAGGCGGCACTGCCGGCGTGGCGCAAGACGAGCCTCACCAAGCGCGCCGACGTCTTCTTCAACCTGCGCCAGCTGCTCAAGCAGCGCACCCCCGAGCTCGCCGCCATCGTCACGAGCGAGCACGGCAAGGTGCTCTCGGACGCCGCCGGCGAGATCGCGCGCGGGCTCGAGAACGTCGAGTTCGCCTCGGGCCTGCTGCACCTGCTGAAGGGCGAGCGCGACGAGCAGGTCTCGACCGGCGTCGACGTGCACTCGATCAAGCAGCCGGTGGGCGTGGTCGCGGCGATCACCCCGTTCAACTTCCCGGTCATGGTGCCGCTCTGGATGATCGCCAGCGCGATCGCGTGCGGCAACACGGTCGTGCTCAAGCCCTCCGAGCGCGATCCCTCCGCATCGATCTTCATCGCCGATCTCTTCCGCGAGGCCGGGCTGCCCGACGGCGTGCTCAACGTCGTCAACGGCGACAAGGTGGCGGTCGACACCCTGCTCGACAGCCGCGACGTCAAGGCCATCAGCTTCGTCGGCTCCACTCCCATCGCCAAGTACATCTACGAGCGGGCGGCCGCCAACGGCAAGCGCGTGCAGGCGCTCGGCGGCGCGAAGAACCACATGATCGTCATGCCCGACGCCGACCTGAACGGTGCGGCCGACGCCGCGGTCTCGGCCGCGTACGGCTCGGCCGGCGAGCGCTGCATGGCGGTCTCGGTCGTAGTGGCCGTCGGCGGCGTGGGCGACGAGCTCGTGCAGAAGATCGCCGACCGCATGGCCGACCTCACGATCGGCGACGGCACGGATCCCGCCTCCGAGATGGGTCCGCTCATCACGCGAGAGGCGAAGGAGCGCGTGGAGTCGTACGTCGCAGGAGCCGAGGCCGAGGGCGCGACCGTGGTCGTGGACGGCCGCGAGGCGCAGTTCGAGGGCGACGGCTTCTTCACCGGCGTCTCGCTGATCGACCACGTCAAGACCGACAGCAAGGTCTACCGCGAGGAGATCTTCGGCCCGGTGCTCGCGGTGGTGCGCGTCGACACCTACGAAGAGGGCGTGCAGCTCATCAACGAGCACCAGTTCGGCAACGGCACCGCGATCTTCACCCGCGACGGCGGCGTCGCCCGCCAGTTCGAGTTCGAGGTCGAGGCGGGCATGGTCGGGATCAACGTGCCGATCCCCGTGCCGGTCGGCTCGTTCTCGTTCGGCGGCTGGAAGGACTCGCTCTTCGGCGACGCGCACATCTACGGCCCCGAGTCGGTTCACTTCTACACCCGCTCCAAGGTGGTCACCACGCGCTGGCCCAAGCCCGAGCAGTCGAAGGTCGACCTCGGCTTCCCCAGCAACAGCTGA
- a CDS encoding helix-turn-helix transcriptional regulator, with product MPDQVPTEGLLRELADVLAAPLGAILPGLSRLLAPIVPHSGMVMLTADVSGGRLQGCGDPTFVSGVRGLDLERLRRGTSEVETVRRTHIDTGDRRRPALQVVARNGALLVLADPSPLENTGLVLDVWNIVSLHVQERADEARPDYLQHARSTSGARLKALAELADEYATTLEALLTALRSRKLSDSEARAAGIARAADGLVRLRAVTDEVRTLTEEPVGVAFDRLKQDLLSAVRLRDLELQFGDPPSDGRPLPDEVARGARAVARRVVLSRIDIPEVTRIRVQWNCDGVHLLMSVRDDGPGDPADAEMLRRATRRRIDSLNGRLSVDATPGWGTELSAVLPLDPPRAHLSSSAISRLRPREVQVAELLVAGSGNRAIGDRLGVSENTVKFHVSRILRALGVASRSQAIAALLAEQRS from the coding sequence ATGCCGGACCAGGTGCCGACCGAGGGGCTGCTGCGCGAACTCGCAGACGTGCTCGCCGCGCCGCTCGGCGCGATCCTGCCCGGGCTCTCCCGCCTCCTCGCGCCGATCGTGCCGCACTCCGGCATGGTCATGCTGACCGCCGACGTGAGCGGCGGGCGGCTGCAGGGCTGCGGGGATCCCACGTTCGTCAGCGGCGTGCGCGGCCTCGACCTCGAGCGGCTGCGCCGGGGCACCTCCGAGGTCGAGACCGTGCGCCGCACCCACATCGACACCGGAGACCGCAGACGTCCGGCGCTGCAGGTGGTCGCCCGCAACGGCGCCCTGCTCGTGCTGGCCGACCCGAGCCCCCTCGAGAACACCGGCCTGGTGCTCGACGTCTGGAACATCGTCTCGCTGCACGTGCAGGAACGCGCCGATGAGGCGAGGCCCGACTATCTGCAGCACGCGCGCTCGACATCGGGGGCGCGCCTGAAGGCGCTCGCCGAGCTGGCGGACGAGTACGCGACGACGCTGGAGGCGCTGCTCACGGCACTCCGCTCGCGCAAGCTCTCCGATTCCGAGGCGAGGGCGGCGGGGATCGCGCGCGCCGCCGACGGGCTCGTCCGCTTGCGGGCCGTGACCGACGAGGTGCGGACACTGACCGAGGAGCCCGTCGGCGTGGCCTTCGACCGCCTCAAGCAGGATCTGCTCTCCGCCGTGCGCCTGCGCGATCTCGAGCTGCAGTTCGGCGATCCCCCGTCCGACGGCCGCCCGCTTCCCGACGAGGTCGCGAGAGGCGCTCGTGCCGTCGCACGACGCGTCGTGCTCAGCCGCATCGACATCCCCGAGGTGACCCGGATCCGGGTGCAGTGGAACTGCGACGGCGTCCATCTGCTCATGTCGGTGCGCGACGACGGCCCCGGGGATCCGGCCGATGCCGAGATGCTCCGCCGCGCCACGCGCCGGCGCATCGACTCGCTCAACGGACGCCTCTCCGTAGACGCGACGCCCGGTTGGGGCACCGAGCTCTCGGCGGTCCTCCCGCTCGACCCGCCGCGGGCGCACCTGTCCTCGTCGGCGATCTCTCGCCTGCGGCCGCGAGAGGTGCAGGTGGCCGAGCTGCTCGTCGCCGGATCCGGCAACCGCGCGATCGGCGACCGTCTCGGCGTGAGCGAGAACACGGTGAAGTTCCACGTCTCACGGATCCTGCGCGCGCTCGGGGTCGCCTCGCGCAGCCAGGCGATCGCGGCGCTGCTCGCCGAGCAGCGCTCCTGA
- a CDS encoding PucR family transcriptional regulator, translated as MDHAPGAFSVSDALELPEVLAGSPELIAGSLGLGRSIRWAHVVAGTGAAQLLDGGELVLTTGAGWPRDTAELDGLARRLAEADPAAVILELGRNFDAAPAPLAAACEAHGIPLIALHREVRFVQITQRIHQRVLADQHEALAARAEVHTMLTELGLNRSPVDYVVERLADTLDATVVLEDSARRVVAWSGPDDADSALAHWGATAQQPPAPADWDRVPVEAQGRRWGRLTALPGPPHPAGRRTVLELGAFALALGRLADPEGEQWLELGSKRLFDVLLGGRYRRADELAVQLAAGGLPVEGRTLLGATLRGIGDFDSTHGHDAPLERAILETALRRAVAPEGRVILAPDTADSGSPMGRAGIGDDGGPVLLALLSFSHDDPRIAGTGEAVPPLAVRLAHELDMLLPETTPAVWRAHLGMGASGTRVRSLITSLEQVRAAGVLDPAARTGRVSVQQAERQPLAYLVRGLSAAPEVQEFAAEALAPLLEHDAASGPGHSGDLLLVLRAYLEHPTNRSLAARRARLSRSVFYQRLALIEELLGVDLADGSVIATLAVALLAKG; from the coding sequence ATGGATCACGCGCCGGGCGCCTTCTCGGTGAGCGACGCCCTCGAACTGCCCGAGGTGCTGGCCGGATCCCCCGAGCTCATCGCGGGATCGCTCGGCCTCGGCCGGTCGATCCGCTGGGCCCACGTGGTCGCGGGCACCGGAGCCGCGCAGCTGCTCGACGGCGGCGAGCTCGTGCTCACCACCGGCGCGGGGTGGCCCCGCGACACCGCCGAGCTGGACGGCCTCGCGCGCCGGCTCGCCGAGGCCGACCCGGCGGCCGTGATCCTCGAGCTGGGCCGCAACTTCGATGCCGCGCCCGCACCGCTCGCCGCGGCGTGCGAGGCGCACGGCATCCCGCTCATCGCCCTGCACCGCGAGGTGCGCTTCGTGCAGATCACCCAGCGCATCCATCAGCGGGTGCTCGCCGACCAGCACGAGGCGCTCGCCGCCCGCGCCGAGGTGCACACGATGCTCACGGAGCTGGGCCTCAATCGCAGCCCCGTCGACTACGTCGTCGAGCGCCTCGCCGACACCCTCGATGCGACGGTCGTGCTCGAGGACTCGGCACGGCGCGTCGTCGCGTGGTCGGGTCCGGACGACGCCGACAGCGCGCTCGCGCACTGGGGCGCGACGGCGCAGCAGCCTCCCGCTCCCGCGGACTGGGATCGCGTGCCGGTCGAAGCGCAGGGCCGGCGCTGGGGCCGCCTCACCGCGCTGCCGGGTCCGCCGCATCCCGCGGGGCGTCGCACGGTGCTCGAGCTCGGAGCCTTCGCGCTCGCGCTCGGTCGCCTCGCCGACCCGGAGGGCGAGCAGTGGCTCGAACTCGGCTCGAAGCGCCTGTTCGACGTGCTGCTCGGCGGCCGCTACCGCAGGGCCGACGAACTGGCGGTGCAGCTCGCGGCGGGCGGCCTGCCGGTGGAGGGCCGCACCCTGCTGGGGGCCACGCTGCGGGGAATCGGCGACTTCGACTCGACTCACGGGCACGACGCCCCGCTCGAGCGCGCGATCCTCGAGACCGCGCTGCGCCGCGCCGTGGCGCCGGAGGGGCGGGTGATCCTCGCTCCCGATACCGCAGATTCCGGCAGCCCGATGGGCCGCGCAGGGATCGGCGACGACGGCGGCCCGGTGCTGCTCGCCCTGCTCTCGTTCTCCCACGACGACCCCCGCATCGCCGGCACGGGCGAGGCGGTGCCGCCGCTCGCGGTGCGGCTCGCGCACGAGCTCGACATGCTGCTCCCCGAGACGACGCCGGCGGTCTGGCGCGCGCATCTCGGCATGGGCGCCTCCGGCACCCGCGTGCGCTCCCTCATCACCTCGCTCGAGCAGGTGCGCGCGGCCGGTGTGCTGGATCCCGCGGCGCGCACCGGGCGCGTGAGCGTGCAGCAGGCCGAACGGCAGCCGCTCGCCTACCTGGTGCGCGGGCTGTCGGCCGCGCCGGAGGTGCAGGAGTTCGCGGCCGAGGCGCTCGCGCCGCTGCTCGAGCACGACGCCGCGAGCGGCCCCGGGCACAGCGGCGACCTGCTGCTCGTGCTGCGCGCCTACCTGGAGCACCCGACGAACCGCTCGCTCGCGGCCCGACGCGCCAGGCTCTCGCGCTCGGTCTTCTACCAGCGCCTGGCGCTCATCGAGGAGCTGCTGGGGGTCGACCTCGCCGACGGCAGCGTGATCGCGACGCTCGCCGTCGCCCTGCTCGCGAAGGGCTGA
- a CDS encoding GlsB/YeaQ/YmgE family stress response membrane protein has product MGILAFLILGLIAGAIAKAILPGRQGGGWIATLLLGVVGAIVGGWLGSLLFGADIGAFFSLETWLLAIGGSILVLLIYGLIVGRSRRDA; this is encoded by the coding sequence ATGGGCATCCTCGCATTTCTGATTCTCGGACTCATCGCCGGCGCCATCGCGAAGGCGATCCTTCCCGGCCGCCAGGGCGGCGGCTGGATCGCCACGCTGCTCCTCGGCGTCGTGGGGGCGATCGTGGGCGGATGGCTCGGCTCGCTCCTGTTCGGGGCCGACATCGGCGCGTTCTTCTCGCTCGAGACCTGGCTGCTCGCCATCGGCGGATCCATCCTGGTCCTGCTCATCTACGGGCTCATCGTGGGGCGCAGCCGACGCGACGCCTGA